One window of Perca flavescens isolate YP-PL-M2 chromosome 6, PFLA_1.0, whole genome shotgun sequence genomic DNA carries:
- the scgn gene encoding secretagogin → MDTAFKNLNAAGFLEIWQHFDADDNGYIEGKELDDFFVHMMKKLGHQEKVTEERVQRLKQRFMSAYDVTADGKLQIEELANMILPEDENFLLVFRREAPLDNSVEFIKIWRKYDVDCSGYISARELKAFLKDLFQQHHKEVPSAKLEEYTDTMMKIFDKNKDGCLDLNDMARILALEENFLLKFEMDACSKEERKRDFEKIFNHYDVSKTGALEGPEVDGFVKDMMELVRPNLTIPELDKLRGILLRHCDVNKDGKIQKNELALCLGVRHKLN, encoded by the exons ATGGACACTGCTTTTAAAAACCTGAATGCAGCTGGTTTCCTGGAAATCTGGCAACACTTCGATGCAGATG ATAATGGCTACATTGAGGGTAAAGAGCTTGATGACTTTTTCGTTCACATGATGAAGAAACTGGGTCATCAG GAGaaagtgactgaagagagagtcCAGAGACTGAAGCAAAGGTTTATGTCCGCCTATGATGTTACTGCTGATGGGAAACTACAGATTGAAGAG TTGGCCAATATGATCCTCCCTGAAGATGAGAACTTCCTCTTAGTTTTCCGCAGAGAAGCTCCTCTGGACAACAGTGTTGAATTCATTAAG ATATGGAGGAAGTACGATGTTGACTGCAGCGGCTACATATCAGCTCGGGAGCTCAAG GCTTTCCTGAAAGATCTGTTCCAACAGCATCATAAGGAAGTGCCATCTGCTAAGCTGGAGGAGTACACAGACACAATG ATGAAAATctttgacaaaaacaaggaTGGCTGTTTGGATTTGAACGACATGGCCAG GATCTTGGCTTTAGAGGAGAATTTTCTGCTCAAGTTCGAGATGGAT GCCTGCAgtaaagaggagagaaagagagactttgAGAAGATCTTTAACCATTATGATGTT AGTAAGACAGGAGCGCTGGAGGGTCCTGAGGTGGACGGCTTTGTCAAAGACATGATGGAGCTGGTCAGG CCCAATCTCACAATCCCTGAGCTGGACAAGCTGAGAGGCATTCTCCTGCGTCACTGTGACGTCAACAAGGATGGAAAGATCCAGAAAAATGAGCTGGCTCTGTGTCTGGGAGTCAGACATAAACTTAATTAG